TGGACATTTTGAGGGGCTTTGCGGTATTGGGAACGCTGGGCACGAATATATGGATTTTTGCTCATATGGGTGACTTGAATTATATTTTCACCTTTATTGACAATGAATGGTGGACCTCCATTCAAGACTTCGTAAGAGTGTTCGTCCTGTTTCTGGTCAATGGCAAGCTTCTCGGCTTGTTGACCATTATGTTCGGGGTCGGACTGGAGATGAAGTATCAGCAGGCATTAAAAAGAGGAAACGCATGGCCCGGCATGTATATGTGGACATCTGTTATCCTTTTGACAGAGGGATTCATTCATTTCACACTAGTCATGGAATATGACATTCTCATGAGCTACGGCATCACGGCTATTATTACTGCTTTCATTATAAAAGGCGGAGACCGCGCCATTCGCAGAACGATGAAGATCATCGGTGGATTGCATGGGGCGGTTATGCTGCTCATTTTAATCTTCTTTACCTATCTTGCCGTAACAGGTGGCAATATTTCTTTAGGCGATATGAAGGAGACTGTATTGTTATATACGGAGGGTAATTGGTTTCAGCAGGTAGCGTACAGGTTGGGGAATTTTATGATACTGCGCACTGAGGTTCTATTTGTAATCCCGATGAACATTTTTCTGTTCCTGCTGGGCATACGTATAATGAGGTCGGGGGTCTTTGCTCCTGATGAGAATGGCAAGAAAAAACGGAAGAAGCTTTTTCACATTGGATTTTGCGTAGGCCTTCCGCTTAATTTACTTATTTTCATACCCGGTGGATATTTTGATTTGCCTGTGCGCTATTTATTTGCACCAATCCTTGCTATCGGATATATCGGGTTGATCGCCAAGCTGGTAGAAGCCAATGAGAAGTTATGGCTGTGGAGCAAGCTTGAACAAGTAGGCAAAATGTCGCTCAGCTGTTATGTGATGCAAAATGTCATTTCTGCAGTCATTTTTTATGGATGGGGCTTCAGATTGGGCGGCAGAGTGGATTCGGTCACCATCGTATTGATCTGGCTCGTGATATGCTATTTCCAAATCATTTTTGCTTCCATATGGCTGAAGCAATTCAAGTATGGTCCAATGGAAGCAGCGTGAAGATTCACCTCAAGTCTCATAAGTAAATCAGTAACGAAAGAGATGAACAAATAAGGTGTGTATGAACGATGAAAAGAAAAATATATCCCCTAGAGCATATTGAAAAATATCTTATGATTGATGTATTTGTCATTATAGTTTTAGTTTTTAACGTGTTCTTTAAAAAAGACACCATCCATTGGGGGATCAAGGTAGGATTTCTTTTGTTGTTCGTGGCATCTTATTATGTTGGACTATGGTATCGGGACTGGCGGTTGCTTGTGGCCAGTCTCGTTGGCTTCTCATTGCTTTTAACTTTTGGCATTTACGCAGGCAATTGGGTCTTGCTATACGGCTTTGTATTTGCTGATTTGCTTGGCAGAGCCCATCGGATGGCGATTATGATCGTCGGGATGGCTGGAATTATAGCGATGTTTGTGCTGTTCAGTTGGATTAATGCGGGAAGTCCTTTTGCGTTTATTTCAACATTGGAACTTCTGTTTATGGTTGCCCAGCTTGTAGTGCCTGTTGTGGTGTATACGAGAGGAAAGGCGAATATCTTGAAGGAAAAGCTGGCGGTCGCCAATGCCCAGCTTGAGCGATATATTCAGGAGGAGGAACGAAATCGGATTGCTAGGGATCTCCATGATACGCTCGGTCAGACCTTAACGATGATCAAATTGAAAAGTGAGCTAACGATGAGATTGGTGGAGAAAAACCCGGAAAAGGCGAAACATGAGCTGCATGATATTTTGAACACTTCACGTTATGCGTTAAAGCAGGTGAGGGAGCTCGTCACCGACATGAAATTTATTTCCCTTAAGAAGGAAATGGAACTTTCAAAGGATATTTTACAAAATGCTGGAATTGAATTAGTCGTGAAGGATGAGGGGGCCATGCTCCCCTTGTCGAATGTGGCCGAAACGATGCTGGCACTTTCCGTTAGAGAAGCCATTACCAACATCATTAAACATAGCTTAGCCGACCAGTGTACAATCACACCATACGTTGAGACGGAGTATTACTGTATCCAAGTGAGCGATAACGGGCATGGAAACTTGAGACAGGGAGAAGGAAACGGCTTGCACACGATGAAGGAAAGAATGACGATGCTGCAGGGAGATATGTATATGATGGCAAGTCCGGGCCAAGGAACGGTTATTACGCTTAAGGTACCACTGATAAGCAACGGGAGGGTGTAGCGAGGTGATACGTATAGTCATCGCAGAAGATCAGAAATTGCTTCGGGGGACGTTGACAGCGTTGTTATCTATGGAGGAGGATATGGAAATCGTAGCGGAAGCAGAGAATGGACAGGCGGCATGGGAAGCTATTGGTCATTATGAGCCGGATGTGTGCTTGCTCGACATCGAGATCCCTTTCCTTTCAGGACTTGAAATTGCAGAGAGACTCAGACAAGAAGGACGCTCCACAAAAATCATCATCGTAACGACATTCGCTCGCCCCGGTTTCTTGCAAAAAGCAATGGAATTAAAGGTAGAAGGCTATTTATTAAAAGATGAACCGATTGATTTCTTAATCCAATCCATCCGCAAGGTAATGGCTGGTGAGCGAGTGATTAGCACCGACTTGGCGGCGGTTCTTTTCCTTAGGGAAGAAAATCCGCTAACCGAACGCGAAACGGATGTATTGCGATTGTCCAAGTCTGGACTGTCGACCAAGGAAATAGCCAAGCAATTATTTCTGACGGAGGGGACCGTCCGGAATTACTTGTCTATCGCCATTCAAAAGCTAGGGGTGCAGACCAGGCAGCAGGCGACTGAAAAAGCGAATGAGCGCGGGTGGATTTCGTAAACAGGGTAAATATCAGTACTAAAAGGTGCTGCAAGCTCTGCCATGTTGGAGAGAGCTATGCTGGAAATGGTATAATTGCAAAAAGGCATTAGAGTGGGAGGCATGAATGATGAGAGAGGATCTTTTGGCACAGCTGGATGAGTGGCATGAAGAAGATGAATTTGAAGAAATCGTAGATGCCGTTATGGAGATTCCTACGGAGGACAGAGATTATGTACTGATCAGTCATTTGGGCAGAGCGATGAATAATCTCGAACGTTACGAAGAGGCGATTGAACAGTTCTTAACCATTTCAGAAGAGGGTAAGGATGATCCGCTTTGGCATTACCGCATGGGGGTTGCCTATTATTATTTGGAACAATATGATGATGCCTTAAGAGAATTTGAAATCGCAGATCAATTAGATCCTGAAGATGAGGATACTTTGGAGTTCCTGGATTGGATTCGGAGTAAAACCGCTCAGAAGACTGCAGAAGAGGCCACTGTGTCTAGTGTCCAGTTTGATACGGACTTCGATTTCACGAACTTTTGGGATGACAGTGAGCATGCGTTGGAACAATATGTTTCGGATCCCCCCACAGATGAGCTAATTGCTTCCGTGGAAGAGGAACTGGTCTTCAAGTTGCCAGCTTTCTATATTAATATGATGAAGGTACATAACGGGGGAATTCCCCACAACCGGTGTTTCCCTAAAGGGGAAGCAGTTTGCGGGGCAGAAGACTATATCAGGATTTCAGGTATTCTGGGAATTGGACGAGAGAAGAGAAAGTCGCTGTGCGGAGATTTAGGCAGCCGGTCTGTGATTGAGGATGGAGGTTATCCTGAAATCGGTGTGGTGATTTGTGATTGTCCTTCGGAGTCTAGGGTGGTGATGCTGGATTACCGTTCATCCGGAAATGACAGCGAACCAGAAGTTGTTCATGTGGATAAAGAGAATAATCACAAGATTACCAGCCTTGCCCCAAACTTTGAGGCTTTTATTCGCGGATTGGTGAATGAGGAGATTTACGAGGTTTAAGCAGTAGCATGGCTTATCTAGACACCGGCTGGACATATACAGCATCTTGGAAAATGCGGATAGGCGCAGGTCTATCAAAGAAACCACTCCAAATTCAAATTAGGAGTGGTTTTACTTTATATACCAATATATATCTTATGGTCAAACTGTACTTTATGTTTAGATATACTACGGGGAGCCGTAAAGCTTTTTAACCCTGTTCCTCTCCATCCATGCAGTAGCCCAGTCAACCAGCGGCCGTTGTTCCAGAAATCGGACTTCGGCGTTTCCGACTCTATGAATTCTGATATTCATTTCTTTATCATATTCCTCGCCTAAGCGGACAAAATCTCCATCGTCCACAGCCTGTGTTTCGTAAGTTACCCACTTTCGCTTGCC
Above is a window of Paenibacillus uliginis N3/975 DNA encoding:
- a CDS encoding sensor histidine kinase, which translates into the protein MKRKIYPLEHIEKYLMIDVFVIIVLVFNVFFKKDTIHWGIKVGFLLLFVASYYVGLWYRDWRLLVASLVGFSLLLTFGIYAGNWVLLYGFVFADLLGRAHRMAIMIVGMAGIIAMFVLFSWINAGSPFAFISTLELLFMVAQLVVPVVVYTRGKANILKEKLAVANAQLERYIQEEERNRIARDLHDTLGQTLTMIKLKSELTMRLVEKNPEKAKHELHDILNTSRYALKQVRELVTDMKFISLKKEMELSKDILQNAGIELVVKDEGAMLPLSNVAETMLALSVREAITNIIKHSLADQCTITPYVETEYYCIQVSDNGHGNLRQGEGNGLHTMKERMTMLQGDMYMMASPGQGTVITLKVPLISNGRV
- a CDS encoding DUF418 domain-containing protein; protein product: MKGTGSRLRLLDILRGFAVLGTLGTNIWIFAHMGDLNYIFTFIDNEWWTSIQDFVRVFVLFLVNGKLLGLLTIMFGVGLEMKYQQALKRGNAWPGMYMWTSVILLTEGFIHFTLVMEYDILMSYGITAIITAFIIKGGDRAIRRTMKIIGGLHGAVMLLILIFFTYLAVTGGNISLGDMKETVLLYTEGNWFQQVAYRLGNFMILRTEVLFVIPMNIFLFLLGIRIMRSGVFAPDENGKKKRKKLFHIGFCVGLPLNLLIFIPGGYFDLPVRYLFAPILAIGYIGLIAKLVEANEKLWLWSKLEQVGKMSLSCYVMQNVISAVIFYGWGFRLGGRVDSVTIVLIWLVICYFQIIFASIWLKQFKYGPMEAA
- a CDS encoding SMI1/KNR4 family protein, whose amino-acid sequence is MREDLLAQLDEWHEEDEFEEIVDAVMEIPTEDRDYVLISHLGRAMNNLERYEEAIEQFLTISEEGKDDPLWHYRMGVAYYYLEQYDDALREFEIADQLDPEDEDTLEFLDWIRSKTAQKTAEEATVSSVQFDTDFDFTNFWDDSEHALEQYVSDPPTDELIASVEEELVFKLPAFYINMMKVHNGGIPHNRCFPKGEAVCGAEDYIRISGILGIGREKRKSLCGDLGSRSVIEDGGYPEIGVVICDCPSESRVVMLDYRSSGNDSEPEVVHVDKENNHKITSLAPNFEAFIRGLVNEEIYEV
- a CDS encoding response regulator transcription factor, whose product is MIRIVIAEDQKLLRGTLTALLSMEEDMEIVAEAENGQAAWEAIGHYEPDVCLLDIEIPFLSGLEIAERLRQEGRSTKIIIVTTFARPGFLQKAMELKVEGYLLKDEPIDFLIQSIRKVMAGERVISTDLAAVLFLREENPLTERETDVLRLSKSGLSTKEIAKQLFLTEGTVRNYLSIAIQKLGVQTRQQATEKANERGWIS